From one Branchiostoma floridae strain S238N-H82 chromosome 3, Bfl_VNyyK, whole genome shotgun sequence genomic stretch:
- the LOC118412642 gene encoding glycolipid transfer protein-like, producing the protein MSSPFVLTLLCSIVAVALLCPVDAGSDTREEQWADDMALSDDDSAFRTADELEMLNNKLRSLRELLELETRGVQPEIEKLLSGFKGVKLTGNGDIPTKPFLDACRRMVPFFDLLGETAFAPVKSDINGNILKLTKKYSTDPDRFSTLQDIVKQEMAEKTTKAKNSATDALLWLRRALEFPQHFLAGIAEGETDLVKVAKAAYERSLKKYHGWMVQSIFSLAMKAVPYYHDFVMKVASGDEKAMIRDAKTYADKLGILTKALQDFYTANNL; encoded by the exons ATGTCGTCTCCATTTGTCTTGACATTGTTGTGTTCTATCGTGGCCGTGGCTCTCCTTTGTCCTGTAGACGCCGGGTCAG ATACTCGCGAAGAGCAGTGGGCCGATGACATGGCTCTCTCTGATGACGACTCTGCGTTCCGGACTGCAGATGAACTGGAGATGCTGAACAACAAACTGCGCAGTCTACGGGAACTGCTTGAGTTAG AAACTCGCGGTGTTCAACCGGAAATTGAGAAGTTACTGTCTGGTTTTAAAGGTGTCAAACTGACAGGAAACGGTGACATCCCTACCAAGCCGTTCCTAGATGCCTGCCGTCGCATGGTACCTTTCTTTGATCTTCTCGGAGAAACGGCTTTTGCACCTGTAAAATCGGACATAAACGGAAACATCCTCAAGTTGACTAAGAAATACTCCACCGACCCGGACCGCTTCTCCACTTTACAAGACATCGTCAAACAGGAAATGGCTGAGAAAACTACAAAGGCTAAAAACTCGGCCACTGACGCCCTCTTGTGGTTGAGAAGGGCTCTGGAGTTCCCTCAACATTTTTTGGCAGGGATCGCAGAAGGTGAGACTGACCTGGTTAAAGTTGCAAAAGCTGCGTATGAAAGATCATTGAAGAAATACCACGGTTGGATGGTGCAAAGTATCTTTTCTCTTGCAATGAAAGCGGTTCCGTACTACCACGACTTCGTAATGAAAGTGGCGTCAGGCGATGAAAAGGCGATGATTCGGGATGCAAAAACCTACGCGGATAAACTTGGAATCCTGACAAAAGCTCTGCAAGATTTTTATACGGCTAACAATctataa